In Synechococcus sp. CC9616, the following are encoded in one genomic region:
- a CDS encoding RodZ family helix-turn-helix domain-containing protein, producing MAPQNDSEDPGTTLPADGGLVQVGQRIRTQRQARGLSADQLAATMHMGVEQLTALELGDEDRLPEPVFIKAMVRRLASHLRMNADELVEMLGPTVSNPRPIKALTTAAPWPKPAANPPQPRRTVLLLVPVLLLLGGGAGYTLWQVKLSDSDQPSPPTEAPNSKAVVQDTAASQPADQQPSASNEAIILEISSAEPSWIALRRGGNLEFQGTLDEPIKIEDPENVEIYAGRPDLVIINVSDQEPRRLSTINDVRWQELIPER from the coding sequence ATGGCCCCCCAGAACGATTCAGAGGATCCTGGAACGACGCTTCCCGCTGACGGCGGCCTTGTCCAGGTTGGACAACGTATTCGCACTCAGCGTCAAGCACGAGGTCTATCCGCAGATCAACTCGCGGCCACCATGCACATGGGGGTCGAGCAGCTGACGGCGTTGGAGCTCGGGGATGAGGATCGCCTGCCTGAGCCAGTATTCATCAAGGCGATGGTGCGCAGACTGGCAAGCCATCTGCGGATGAATGCCGACGAACTCGTCGAGATGCTTGGGCCAACAGTCTCGAACCCTCGCCCAATCAAAGCCCTGACAACGGCAGCGCCTTGGCCAAAACCAGCGGCGAATCCCCCGCAACCGCGACGCACAGTGCTGTTGTTGGTCCCCGTTCTGCTGCTTCTCGGCGGTGGAGCTGGGTACACCCTCTGGCAGGTCAAACTCAGCGACAGCGATCAACCATCACCTCCAACAGAGGCCCCAAACAGCAAAGCTGTTGTCCAAGACACAGCAGCCTCGCAGCCGGCTGATCAACAGCCCTCAGCCTCAAATGAGGCAATCATCCTTGAGATCAGCAGCGCAGAACCCAGCTGGATTGCACTTCGTCGCGGCGGAAATCTGGAATTTCAGGGAACCCTCGACGAACCAATCAAGATCGAAGACCCCGAGAACGTTGAGATCTACGCAGGTCGGCCGGATTTGGTCATCATTAACGTTTCTGACCAGGAACCAAGACGCCTTAGCACCATCAACGATGTGCGCTGGCAAGAACTCATCCCTGAACGCTGA
- the cobM gene encoding precorrin-4 C(11)-methyltransferase, which translates to MNRPVAFVGAGPGAPDLLTLRAADRLRHADRLIWTDSLVCPAIAELVPATCERIKTSHLTLEDVLPLLIEGHRAGLRVVRLHDGDTALYSAINEQICTLNDAGIPVEVVPGVSAYQAAAASLERELTVPGVVQTIVLSRAGGRTGVPEREQLERLASLGASLCLYLSARHVEEVQQTLLQHYPEDTPVAIGHRVSWPNEWLAIVPLKEMAQTSRDRDLIRTTLYIISPALEHGPQRSRLYSPDHDHLFRPGR; encoded by the coding sequence TTGAACAGACCTGTTGCTTTCGTTGGAGCAGGCCCAGGAGCACCTGATCTGCTGACCCTGCGCGCAGCTGATCGACTCCGACATGCTGATCGGCTGATCTGGACCGATTCACTCGTCTGCCCAGCCATCGCTGAACTCGTTCCAGCCACTTGTGAACGGATCAAGACCAGTCACCTCACTCTGGAAGACGTGCTCCCACTGCTTATCGAGGGGCACAGAGCCGGCCTTCGTGTCGTGCGGCTGCACGATGGCGACACAGCCCTCTACAGCGCCATCAACGAGCAGATCTGCACTCTCAATGACGCAGGCATCCCGGTGGAGGTGGTGCCAGGAGTCAGCGCTTATCAAGCAGCTGCTGCATCCCTTGAGCGGGAGCTCACTGTTCCAGGCGTGGTTCAGACCATCGTGCTGAGTCGAGCTGGTGGTCGCACCGGTGTGCCGGAGCGAGAGCAACTGGAGCGGTTGGCATCCCTCGGAGCCAGCCTCTGCCTATATCTCAGCGCACGACATGTTGAAGAGGTCCAGCAGACCCTTCTGCAGCACTATCCCGAGGACACTCCAGTTGCAATTGGGCATCGTGTGAGCTGGCCGAACGAATGGCTGGCGATCGTGCCGCTGAAGGAGATGGCTCAGACAAGCCGTGACCGTGACCTCATCCGCACGACCCTCTACATCATCAGTCCTGCGCTGGAACATGGTCCCCAGCGGTCTCGCCTGTATTCACCGGATCACGATCATCTGTTTCGACCAGGCCGCTGA
- the lgt gene encoding prolipoprotein diacylglyceryl transferase: MFTSPGPELIQLGPFTLRWYGLLIAAAVLIGLNLSSRLARSRDLDNGLISDLLPLLVLASVLGARAYYVAFEWRNYSDNWIKALAIWEGGIAIHGALIAGTLTLILFCRWRRQSFWDLLDVLVPSLALGQAIGRWGNFFNSEAFGVPTDLPWKLFIPYQNRPVVYADAQFFHPTFLYESIWNLVLFLLLIVLFRRGEQGKMTLPSGALACTYLLGYSLGRIWIEGLRIDPLCLGALPPACEGGLRIAQLVSGLLMLAGAAGLFWLYARHQALPDPAEVR; encoded by the coding sequence ATGTTCACCTCCCCGGGCCCGGAGCTGATTCAGCTCGGGCCCTTCACGTTGCGCTGGTATGGACTGCTTATTGCAGCAGCAGTGCTGATTGGACTCAACCTCTCAAGTCGCCTCGCGCGCAGCCGGGACCTTGACAACGGCCTGATCAGCGACCTGCTCCCCCTTCTGGTGCTCGCATCAGTCCTTGGTGCACGGGCCTATTACGTCGCCTTTGAATGGCGAAACTATTCCGACAACTGGATTAAGGCCCTGGCCATTTGGGAGGGAGGCATCGCCATTCACGGCGCTCTGATTGCAGGCACACTCACCCTGATCCTGTTCTGTCGCTGGCGTCGTCAGTCCTTCTGGGATCTTCTCGATGTTCTGGTGCCCTCTCTGGCCCTGGGGCAGGCGATTGGTCGCTGGGGAAATTTCTTCAACTCGGAAGCCTTCGGTGTTCCAACGGATCTCCCCTGGAAGTTGTTCATTCCATATCAGAACAGGCCTGTGGTCTATGCAGATGCACAGTTTTTCCACCCGACCTTTCTCTACGAATCCATCTGGAACCTGGTTCTGTTTTTGCTGTTGATTGTGTTGTTCCGCAGGGGAGAGCAGGGAAAAATGACGCTCCCGTCCGGAGCACTCGCCTGCACCTACCTGCTGGGATACAGCCTTGGGCGAATTTGGATCGAGGGGTTGCGGATTGATCCGCTCTGTCTTGGAGCACTACCCCCAGCCTGTGAGGGGGGCCTTCGCATTGCCCAGCTTGTGAGCGGGCTGCTGATGCTTGCAGGAGCAGCAGGTCTGTTCTGGCTTTATGCACGCCACCAGGCACTACCTGATCCAGCTGAGGTCCGTTGA
- the petA gene encoding cytochrome f, giving the protein MRRQLSLLLGSLVLGLAVLIAPSASWAYPFWAQQNYESPREATGKIVCANCHLAQKLTQAEVPQAVLPDSVFKASVKIPYEDGLQEIGADGSDVPLQVGAVVMLPDGFTLAPQDRWTDEIREETEGVYFSQYSDDQPNILLVGPIPGDQHQEIVFPVLSPDPATDSSIHFGKYQIHVGGNRGRGQVYPTGEKSNNTIFTAPASGTIASIEDGENGAKLVTINTTEGDSTTETIPIGPALLVNIGDSIEAGSPITDDPNVGGFGQVDAEVVLQNPVRIYGLLAFFAAVALAQIMLVLKKRQIEKVQAAEGF; this is encoded by the coding sequence ATGCGTCGTCAACTTTCCCTCCTGCTCGGATCTCTGGTTCTCGGCCTAGCTGTTCTGATTGCCCCTTCAGCCAGCTGGGCTTATCCCTTCTGGGCTCAGCAGAACTATGAGAGTCCCCGCGAGGCCACAGGCAAGATCGTCTGTGCGAACTGCCATCTGGCTCAGAAGCTCACCCAGGCAGAAGTCCCGCAAGCGGTGCTTCCAGACAGTGTCTTCAAAGCAAGCGTCAAGATCCCCTATGAAGACGGTCTCCAAGAGATCGGAGCTGATGGCAGTGACGTTCCTCTTCAGGTTGGTGCTGTGGTGATGCTTCCGGATGGGTTCACCCTTGCCCCACAGGACCGCTGGACTGACGAGATCCGCGAAGAGACAGAAGGTGTCTACTTCAGCCAGTACAGCGACGACCAACCGAACATCCTTCTGGTGGGTCCGATCCCTGGAGATCAGCACCAGGAGATCGTGTTTCCTGTCCTCTCGCCTGATCCCGCCACCGATAGCAGTATTCACTTCGGCAAATATCAGATTCACGTCGGCGGCAACCGCGGCCGCGGCCAGGTGTACCCAACGGGTGAAAAAAGCAACAACACCATCTTCACAGCACCTGCCAGCGGCACCATTGCCTCGATTGAGGACGGCGAGAACGGCGCCAAGCTGGTCACCATCAACACCACTGAGGGCGACAGCACAACAGAAACCATTCCCATCGGCCCTGCTCTGCTCGTCAACATTGGCGACAGCATCGAAGCTGGCTCACCAATCACCGACGATCCAAATGTTGGTGGTTTCGGCCAGGTTGATGCCGAAGTGGTTCTTCAGAATCCCGTGAGGATTTACGGTTTGTTGGCCTTCTTTGCCGCTGTGGCACTGGCTCAGATCATGTTGGTTCTGAAGAAGAGACAGATCGAAAAAGTTCAGGCAGCCGAGGGTTTCTGA
- the petC gene encoding cytochrome b6-f complex iron-sulfur subunit, which yields MTQLSSSDVPGMGRRQFMNLLTFGSVTGVALGALYPVVNYFIPPKAAGSGGGTSAKDELGNPVTASGWLSNHADGDRSLVQGLKGDPTYLIVEGDDAIGSYGINAICTHLGCVVPWNSGANKFMCPCHGSQYDATGKVVRGPAPLSLALANVSVENDNVFVSQWSETDFRTGDKPWWV from the coding sequence ATGACCCAACTTTCCTCGAGCGATGTGCCCGGAATGGGTCGTCGGCAGTTCATGAACCTGCTGACCTTCGGATCGGTGACTGGAGTCGCCCTGGGGGCTCTTTATCCAGTTGTGAATTACTTCATCCCTCCTAAGGCAGCTGGATCGGGTGGCGGTACCAGTGCAAAAGACGAGCTCGGCAACCCCGTCACGGCAAGCGGGTGGCTCTCCAATCATGCCGACGGCGACCGCAGCTTGGTTCAGGGCCTCAAAGGTGATCCCACCTATCTGATCGTCGAAGGTGATGACGCCATCGGCAGTTACGGGATCAACGCCATCTGCACGCACCTTGGCTGTGTCGTTCCCTGGAACAGCGGAGCCAACAAATTCATGTGCCCCTGTCACGGCAGTCAGTACGACGCCACCGGAAAGGTGGTCCGCGGACCAGCACCTCTGTCCCTGGCTCTGGCCAATGTGAGCGTCGAAAACGACAACGTCTTCGTCAGCCAGTGGTCGGAAACCGACTTCCGCACCGGCGACAAACCCTGGTGGGTCTGA
- a CDS encoding DUF3067 family protein, which yields MINCLRQRWKATYDLQLVVRRQRVYLQVMWAYLEQQSFPMDENAYREHLAEVLDVVNRLGLATDVRHWLVSTRDKPRLGKALSLHLQAQGPEAQALLKEFLV from the coding sequence GTGATCAATTGTCTAAGACAGCGCTGGAAGGCGACTTACGACCTCCAGCTGGTGGTTCGACGCCAGCGCGTTTACCTGCAGGTGATGTGGGCTTATTTGGAGCAACAGTCGTTCCCGATGGACGAAAACGCTTATCGGGAACATTTGGCCGAAGTGCTGGATGTTGTGAATCGTCTTGGTTTGGCGACGGATGTGCGTCATTGGCTCGTCTCAACAAGGGACAAGCCACGGCTTGGGAAAGCTTTGAGTCTGCATTTGCAGGCCCAGGGCCCAGAAGCGCAAGCGCTTCTCAAGGAGTTTCTGGTCTGA
- the tatC gene encoding twin-arginine translocase subunit TatC, whose product MEMPLVDHLEELRQRVLSSLLAVVVSALLCLLAVKPLVRLLEAPASGIHFLQLAPGEFLFVSLKVAGYAGLTLALPYVLFQALAFVLPGLTRREGRLIAPAVAGSAILFFVGLAFAWWALVPAALGFLVSYGADVVEPLWSIERYLDFVLLLMLATGLAFQLPVLQLLLGVLGLVRWRTMLGAWRWVILSSALAGAVLTPSTDPITMLLLAGAITALFLIGVGLVALAESVRPETP is encoded by the coding sequence GTGGAAATGCCTCTGGTGGATCATCTGGAAGAACTGCGTCAGCGCGTTCTCAGCAGCCTGCTGGCGGTTGTGGTCAGCGCCCTGCTGTGCCTTCTGGCGGTGAAGCCCCTGGTTCGGCTGCTGGAAGCTCCAGCCAGCGGCATCCATTTTCTGCAGCTGGCACCAGGCGAATTCCTTTTTGTTTCTCTGAAAGTGGCCGGTTACGCCGGACTCACCCTTGCTCTGCCATACGTGCTGTTTCAGGCCCTCGCCTTCGTGCTGCCGGGCCTGACCCGACGGGAGGGGCGGCTGATTGCGCCTGCTGTCGCAGGATCAGCGATTCTTTTTTTCGTTGGCCTTGCCTTTGCCTGGTGGGCTCTCGTGCCAGCAGCGCTGGGATTTCTGGTCAGTTACGGCGCCGATGTTGTGGAACCGTTGTGGTCGATAGAGCGCTATCTGGATTTCGTGCTGCTGTTGATGCTGGCCACCGGCCTGGCTTTTCAGCTGCCTGTTCTGCAATTGCTGTTGGGGGTTCTGGGTCTGGTGCGCTGGCGCACCATGCTGGGCGCCTGGCGCTGGGTAATCCTCAGCTCAGCCCTGGCCGGGGCCGTGCTGACACCCTCCACCGACCCAATCACCATGCTCCTGCTGGCTGGCGCCATCACCGCCCTTTTTCTGATTGGTGTCGGACTCGTGGCGCTGGCTGAAAGCGTCAGACCAGAAACTCCTTGA
- a CDS encoding NFACT family protein, translated as MTSATLQMMDLTTLRAVLSDLRPSLLPGRFEKAQQPDPLTLQLGFRTLQGMVWLELSWQADAPRLVQIRPPARLGSGSTLAQQLQHSLRQMALVGIEQGGFERVVDFQFSARPGESIQRSLVLELMGRHSNVMLLDDQRRVVTIGRQVRDHQSRIRPIGTGDAYVPPPPLQGLPPHNEESLDGWRRRLTLVPVSLKTALQQCYQGISPPLVEQLAGPLGREPVQEISTDQWQQLHQRWTSWLRCLRDNAFALQIEPNNRYRVWGQPDDQQPLNQQPLNQQPVDHPNLALALGAWYRERLEQKSLIQRRKDVEQRLTRWSRKERTALEEQQSRLAGTADSAALQEKADALLCLQAPSRDQVQEAQKLYQRARKLRRSVAVLNERIQHHEQRLQLIEASEVFIDDLATSHWEDLPPRLLALEDLCNELDDLLNPRSRRQDARKKQSAVPQPLELTGPGGLLLQVGRNHRQNDWISLRQARSGDLWFHAQECPGSHVVLKASSGLPEEADLQLASDLAAHFSRARGNRRVPVVMVPTDRLQRIPGAAPGTVRHRGGTIRWGEPGRAEERLSARKLLA; from the coding sequence ATGACCTCAGCAACGCTTCAGATGATGGATCTCACCACACTCAGGGCTGTGCTGAGTGACCTGAGGCCTTCCCTGCTGCCGGGTCGCTTTGAAAAAGCCCAGCAGCCTGACCCACTGACACTTCAACTCGGGTTCCGAACCCTGCAGGGGATGGTCTGGCTGGAGCTGAGTTGGCAGGCCGATGCACCACGACTGGTTCAGATCCGGCCACCGGCTCGTCTGGGTTCCGGCAGCACCCTGGCGCAGCAGCTGCAGCACAGCCTGCGCCAAATGGCTCTGGTGGGGATCGAGCAGGGCGGGTTCGAACGGGTGGTGGACTTTCAGTTCAGCGCGCGACCGGGAGAGTCCATTCAGCGGTCCCTCGTTCTTGAGCTGATGGGACGCCATAGCAACGTGATGCTTCTCGATGACCAACGGCGAGTGGTCACGATCGGACGACAGGTGCGTGATCACCAGTCACGCATCCGACCCATCGGCACCGGTGATGCCTACGTTCCGCCTCCGCCGTTGCAGGGCCTTCCACCTCACAACGAGGAATCCCTGGATGGTTGGCGTCGCCGGCTCACCCTTGTGCCGGTCTCTCTCAAGACCGCTTTGCAGCAGTGTTATCAGGGAATCAGCCCCCCGCTGGTGGAGCAGCTGGCCGGACCGCTTGGCCGGGAACCGGTGCAGGAGATCTCCACGGACCAGTGGCAGCAGCTGCATCAGCGCTGGACGAGTTGGCTGCGGTGCCTAAGAGACAACGCCTTTGCGCTGCAGATCGAACCGAACAACCGCTACAGGGTCTGGGGACAACCAGACGATCAACAGCCCCTCAATCAACAGCCCCTCAATCAACAGCCTGTCGATCACCCGAATCTGGCGCTCGCACTGGGTGCCTGGTATCGAGAACGGCTTGAGCAGAAGTCCCTGATTCAACGCCGCAAGGATGTGGAGCAGCGGCTGACGCGTTGGAGCCGCAAAGAGCGGACTGCCCTTGAAGAGCAGCAATCGCGCTTGGCCGGGACCGCCGACAGCGCCGCTCTTCAAGAAAAAGCAGATGCGCTGCTCTGCCTTCAGGCTCCCAGCCGAGATCAGGTGCAGGAGGCTCAGAAGCTGTACCAACGGGCCCGCAAGCTGCGGCGATCCGTCGCCGTTCTGAATGAACGGATCCAGCACCACGAACAACGACTCCAGCTCATCGAAGCCAGCGAGGTCTTCATCGACGATCTGGCCACATCGCACTGGGAAGATCTGCCCCCCCGGCTGCTTGCGTTGGAGGATCTCTGCAACGAATTGGACGACCTGCTCAATCCCCGGTCAAGACGGCAGGATGCGCGAAAAAAACAATCCGCTGTCCCACAGCCCCTGGAACTCACCGGTCCAGGTGGGTTGCTGCTTCAGGTTGGACGCAACCACCGCCAGAACGACTGGATCAGCCTGCGCCAGGCTCGGAGCGGCGACCTCTGGTTCCATGCGCAGGAATGCCCTGGGAGCCACGTGGTGCTGAAGGCCTCCAGCGGACTGCCGGAGGAGGCCGATCTGCAGTTGGCAAGCGATCTTGCAGCCCACTTCAGCCGCGCTCGCGGCAATCGCCGTGTCCCTGTGGTGATGGTGCCCACCGACCGGCTTCAGAGAATTCCCGGTGCTGCTCCAGGGACGGTTCGACACCGTGGTGGCACGATCCGCTGGGGTGAGCCCGGCAGAGCCGAAGAGCGTTTATCTGCCAGGAAACTCCTAGCCTGA
- the gmk gene encoding guanylate kinase: MAANSGRLTVITGPSGVGKGTLVKQLLERHPNIWLSVSATTRAPREGEMEGQSYFFHSREQFDQLVKSGGLLEWAEFAGNSYGTPRQPVEEHLRYGSPVLLEIELEGARQVRRSFANGFQIFLAPPSFEELERRIRGRGTDAEEAIQRRLQRAELELQAKEEFDAVVMNDSLERALAELEELMGLA; encoded by the coding sequence ATGGCTGCCAACAGCGGACGCCTCACCGTGATCACCGGTCCCAGCGGCGTCGGCAAGGGAACCCTTGTGAAGCAGCTTCTAGAGCGGCATCCAAACATCTGGCTTTCGGTGTCAGCAACCACCCGTGCCCCCCGCGAGGGGGAGATGGAGGGGCAAAGTTATTTCTTCCACAGCCGGGAGCAGTTCGATCAGCTGGTGAAGTCGGGGGGACTTCTTGAATGGGCTGAATTCGCCGGAAACAGCTACGGCACTCCCCGCCAGCCCGTTGAGGAGCATCTCCGCTATGGCAGCCCGGTGCTGCTGGAAATTGAGCTGGAGGGCGCCCGGCAGGTGCGCCGCAGTTTTGCAAATGGCTTCCAGATCTTTCTGGCCCCGCCAAGTTTCGAGGAACTGGAGCGTCGAATTCGTGGACGCGGCACCGATGCGGAGGAGGCCATTCAGCGGAGGCTTCAGCGGGCTGAGCTGGAACTTCAGGCCAAGGAAGAATTCGATGCTGTCGTGATGAATGACAGTCTCGAGCGAGCGCTTGCTGAACTCGAAGAGCTCATGGGTCTGGCCTGA
- the psaJ gene encoding photosystem I reaction center subunit IX produces the protein MKKFLTTAPVVAAIWFTVTAGIMIEWNRFFPDLLFHPLG, from the coding sequence ATGAAGAAATTTCTCACCACGGCACCCGTCGTTGCCGCAATCTGGTTCACCGTTACCGCTGGAATCATGATCGAGTGGAATCGTTTCTTCCCCGATCTGCTGTTTCACCCGCTGGGCTGA
- a CDS encoding photosystem I reaction center subunit III, giving the protein MRRLFAIALSALLVFGFAPIAKADVAGLTPCSESARFQQRAAAANTPQAKARFEMYSQASCGDDGLPHLIVDGRWSHAGDFVLPGIMFLYVAGCIGWAGREYLKATRGKNAAMNEIQIDTSIALKSVLASATWPLAAFGEFTSGKLVESDDKVTVSPR; this is encoded by the coding sequence ATGCGTCGTCTTTTCGCCATTGCGCTTTCGGCCCTGCTGGTGTTCGGCTTTGCCCCCATCGCCAAGGCGGATGTGGCTGGTCTGACGCCCTGCTCTGAAAGCGCCCGCTTCCAACAGCGAGCCGCTGCAGCCAACACGCCTCAGGCCAAAGCCCGTTTCGAGATGTACAGCCAGGCATCCTGTGGTGATGATGGCCTGCCCCATCTGATCGTTGACGGCCGCTGGAGCCATGCCGGCGACTTCGTTTTGCCAGGCATCATGTTCCTGTACGTGGCAGGTTGCATCGGCTGGGCCGGCAGGGAATACCTGAAGGCAACCCGTGGCAAGAACGCCGCAATGAATGAGATCCAGATCGATACATCGATCGCCCTGAAAAGCGTCCTCGCCTCCGCCACATGGCCCCTGGCAGCATTCGGAGAATTCACCAGCGGCAAGCTTGTGGAAAGCGACGACAAAGTGACGGTTTCTCCCCGCTGA
- the tsaD gene encoding tRNA (adenosine(37)-N6)-threonylcarbamoyltransferase complex transferase subunit TsaD, which translates to MALVLALETSCDESAAAVVTSRAGRWQVLSSRIASQVEEHARWGGVVPEIASRRHVEALPALVETVLDESGVSVGELDAVAATVAPGLAGALMVASVTGRSLAALHGRPFIGVHHLEGHLASVQLADRSPEPPYLVLLVSGGHTELIRVDRSGDMLRLGRSHDDAAGEAFDKVARLLGLGYPGGPAIQQVAESGDPQRFSLPKGRVSRPGGGFHPYDFSFSGLKTAMLRTVEKLRAEQSELPLADLAASFEQVVADVLVQRALRCALDHGLDQLVMVGGVAANRRLRSQMTAQAEARKVGVTIAPLAFCTDNAAMIGAAALARLARTVTDSSLEIGVAPRWPLDRASELYKTPPPF; encoded by the coding sequence ATGGCGTTGGTGCTGGCCCTCGAAACAAGTTGTGACGAGTCCGCCGCTGCCGTTGTGACGTCTCGGGCCGGTCGGTGGCAGGTTCTCTCCTCACGGATTGCCTCTCAAGTTGAGGAGCACGCCCGCTGGGGAGGTGTGGTGCCGGAGATCGCGTCCCGTCGCCATGTGGAGGCCTTGCCAGCGTTGGTGGAAACGGTGCTGGATGAGAGCGGAGTCTCCGTTGGTGAACTTGATGCCGTGGCTGCCACGGTGGCCCCTGGTTTGGCGGGGGCACTCATGGTGGCTTCCGTGACCGGACGCAGTCTTGCGGCTTTGCATGGACGACCGTTCATCGGCGTCCATCACCTCGAGGGTCATCTGGCCTCAGTCCAGCTGGCAGATCGATCTCCAGAGCCTCCTTATCTCGTCCTTCTCGTCAGCGGTGGACATACGGAACTCATCCGGGTGGATCGTTCCGGGGACATGCTGAGGCTCGGGCGCAGCCACGACGATGCTGCCGGAGAAGCCTTTGACAAGGTTGCACGCTTGTTGGGACTGGGTTATCCCGGCGGTCCAGCGATTCAGCAGGTGGCTGAATCAGGGGATCCGCAACGCTTTTCATTGCCCAAAGGGAGAGTGTCCCGGCCAGGGGGTGGCTTCCATCCCTACGACTTCTCCTTCAGCGGACTCAAGACCGCCATGCTGAGAACGGTTGAGAAGCTCCGTGCTGAACAATCCGAGCTGCCATTAGCTGATTTGGCAGCCAGTTTTGAGCAGGTGGTCGCTGATGTGCTGGTCCAGCGCGCCCTTCGTTGCGCGCTCGACCATGGCCTTGATCAGCTCGTGATGGTGGGCGGTGTTGCGGCGAACAGACGCCTGCGCTCTCAGATGACGGCCCAGGCTGAGGCGCGCAAGGTGGGCGTCACGATTGCTCCTTTGGCGTTCTGCACCGACAACGCGGCCATGATCGGGGCTGCGGCGCTCGCACGATTGGCCAGAACGGTCACCGATAGCTCACTGGAGATCGGGGTGGCACCACGTTGGCCACTCGATCGGGCCAGTGAGTTGTACAAAACGCCACCTCCGTTCTGA
- a CDS encoding chlorophyll a/b-binding protein: MAEPSGHSETNLVEPVGSEELNSWKRGFTPQAEIWNGRLAMIGLSVGLAVVLLVRVFSGS; this comes from the coding sequence ATGGCTGAGCCTTCCGGACACTCAGAAACCAATCTCGTCGAGCCCGTCGGTTCAGAGGAACTCAATTCCTGGAAACGGGGCTTCACCCCTCAGGCGGAGATCTGGAATGGACGTCTCGCCATGATCGGCTTGTCGGTCGGTCTGGCTGTTGTGCTCCTGGTGAGAGTGTTCAGCGGCAGCTGA
- a CDS encoding type IV pilus twitching motility protein PilT, with amino-acid sequence MAQPVFPPSFPPRPAAPSGPAKTSAPSQPQTARQTPPAGSAAGSAAAPSDASSPSLEQIVRLAHDEGHSDVHLGVGEIPRYRARGEMLRTEWPITDQTTFQGWLGEILSPQQIDEFFREKEFDGSHAFPFVRIRINLLDSLRGPAMVLRLIPQTILTMEQLKLPEVLRELAARPKGLILVTGPTGSGKSTTLAAMIDWINRNETRHILTIEDPVEFVHESKNSLIRHREVGMHTLKFHNALRAALREDPDVILVGEIRDQETLSTALEAAQTGHLVFGTLHTNSAVKTVERVLGMFPPEEQDSVRRSLSESLLGVIAQGLIRTTDGKRAAFHDILINTDACKDYIQRGALDEVEEIMERSSFDGMVTSNQSLQTLVEAGRVDAEKAVAASLKPNELAQALRGRS; translated from the coding sequence TTGGCCCAACCGGTCTTCCCACCAAGCTTCCCGCCTCGACCGGCGGCTCCCTCCGGTCCTGCAAAAACGTCTGCCCCATCACAGCCTCAGACAGCCCGGCAGACACCACCTGCGGGATCAGCTGCAGGATCAGCGGCGGCGCCGAGCGATGCGTCGTCCCCAAGCCTTGAACAGATCGTGCGCCTCGCCCATGACGAGGGCCATTCCGATGTGCATCTGGGAGTTGGCGAAATCCCTCGTTATCGGGCCAGAGGGGAGATGCTGAGAACCGAATGGCCCATCACCGATCAGACCACCTTCCAGGGCTGGCTCGGGGAAATTCTTTCTCCACAGCAGATTGATGAGTTTTTTCGGGAGAAGGAGTTCGATGGCTCCCATGCCTTCCCGTTTGTACGCATCCGAATCAATCTGCTGGATTCACTGCGGGGGCCGGCGATGGTGCTGCGGCTCATCCCCCAGACGATCCTGACGATGGAACAGCTGAAGCTTCCTGAGGTGCTCAGGGAGCTGGCGGCACGCCCCAAGGGGTTGATTCTGGTCACCGGCCCCACCGGATCCGGCAAGAGCACCACCTTGGCGGCCATGATCGATTGGATCAACCGCAATGAAACCCGCCACATCCTCACGATTGAGGACCCTGTTGAGTTCGTTCACGAGAGCAAGAACTCCCTGATCAGACATCGGGAGGTGGGGATGCACACCCTGAAATTTCACAACGCCCTCCGCGCTGCTCTGCGCGAGGACCCGGACGTGATTCTGGTCGGAGAAATCCGTGATCAGGAAACCCTGTCAACTGCTCTTGAAGCCGCCCAGACGGGTCACCTCGTCTTCGGCACCCTGCACACCAATTCCGCTGTGAAAACCGTTGAAAGGGTGCTTGGCATGTTCCCTCCCGAAGAGCAGGACAGTGTGCGGCGCTCGTTGTCCGAATCTCTGCTGGGCGTGATCGCGCAGGGGCTGATCCGCACCACAGATGGCAAGCGTGCTGCCTTCCACGACATCTTGATCAACACCGACGCCTGCAAGGACTACATCCAGCGTGGAGCCCTTGATGAGGTTGAGGAAATCATGGAGCGGAGCAGTTTCGATGGCATGGTCACCAGCAACCAGTCACTGCAAACGCTTGTTGAAGCTGGTCGCGTGGATGCGGAAAAAGCTGTCGCCGCAAGCCTCAAGCCAAACGAGCTGGCGCAGGCCTTACGTGGTCGTAGCTGA